The following DNA comes from Streptomyces pristinaespiralis.
GCTCGGACGGCGAAGGGGACGGCGTGGGGCAGTCCGGCTCGGAGGGACCGGGATCGGGTGACGGATCGGGGGACGGGTCGGGCGAGGGGTCGGGGCTCGGGTCCGGCGAGGGATCGGGGGACGGATCGGGCGAGGGGTCCGGGGACGGATCGGGTGACGGCCCCGTACCGGGCACGCTCGGCCGCGGCCGGGGAGCGGGATCGCGGGTCGGCGAGGGGCCCGGCGACGGTGTGCCCCCCGGCGGCCCGATGATGATCTCGCCGCCGCCTCCTCCCCCGCCCTGCCCGCCGTCGCCGACCGGCCGCTCGGCCGGTGTGTCACCGCCGGCGCCCGGGCTGGCGGGGATCACGCCCCGGCCGTCGGCCACCGGGTGGACGCCCTTGCGGTAGAAGTCGAGCCAGGCGAGCACCGTGCGCAGGTATTCCTGCGAGTGGTTGTAGCTGAGGATCGCCCGGTCCAGGTGGGCCTTGACCGCGAGGCTGCGCCCGCCCGCGCAGAGGTAGCGGCCCGCGGCGAGCGCGGCGTCGTGGATGTTGTTGGGGTCCCGGCGGCCGTCTCCGTTCGCGTCCTGCCCCCAGTTCGCCCACGTGGACGGTATGAACTGCATCGGCCCCACCGCACGGTCGTACCGGATGTCGCCGTCCCAGGCGCCGTTGTCGGTGTCGGCGATGTGCGCGAAGCCGTTGCCGTCGAGGACCGGGCCGAGAATCGGCGTGAGCGTGGTGCCGGCGGCGTCGACACGGCCGCCGGAGGCCTGCCCGGACTCCACTTTGCCGATGGCGGCGAGCAGTTGCCACGGCAGTCGGCAGCCGGGGTCGCTGCGTCCGATCCG
Coding sequences within:
- a CDS encoding lytic transglycosylase domain-containing protein, yielding MRPGRTRLRRGLAGTAAAVAAMTALTASQAPGLVPSLPVADGNSAADTGTWPVTPNDDSYHVELPPLPVAVPPAREPGSGPAVPVDAVRAESGIPATVLAAYRGAEARIGRSDPGCRLPWQLLAAIGKVESGQASGGRVDAAGTTLTPILGPVLDGNGFAHIADTDNGAWDGDIRYDRAVGPMQFIPSTWANWGQDANGDGRRDPNNIHDAALAAGRYLCAGGRSLAVKAHLDRAILSYNHSQEYLRTVLAWLDFYRKGVHPVADGRGVIPASPGAGGDTPAERPVGDGGQGGGGGGGEIIIGPPGGTPSPGPSPTRDPAPRPRPSVPGTGPSPDPSPDPSPDPSPDPSPDPSPDPSPDPSPDPSPDPGPSEPDCPTPSPSPSEPPGESPAPPGPSDGPAPGDDPCSPA